Within the Miscanthus floridulus cultivar M001 chromosome 2, ASM1932011v1, whole genome shotgun sequence genome, the region CTCCTCGCGGGCACATCGTCAAGACGATGCAGCAACAATGGCTGAAATGACAACCCACGTTACTCCATTAGCGCCTTGCAACATTTCCTCCCGCCTTTTTTCCCCCACTTGCCCAATTTACCTACTAcatacagttttttttttttggtttctcCCAATTCTAGCCTAGGCGTGTCTCAAAAACAAGAACTTTAGCTACCCAATCCCAGCTCAACGTGGAAATAAAATCCATGAACGGAAAAAGAAGTGACGAAAAAGAAGAGACGAAAAGGTCGAGACAAAAATAAAGGAAGTGTGAATGAAGCAATTGTAAAAGGAAGGCATGCAAGTGCCCTCCCCACTCCATCTACACCCACACAAAAGCACCCCAATTTGCGTCAGAAAAACACACATGAATTGGGCTAGCAGTAGCATATACAGATCTAGATAGAAAACGATCGCAACGCGGCTAAGTAACGCCCGTCTCCCAATCATGTCCCCGTGTGTATCCCCGTTCCCTGACGACGCGATGCAATGTAATGCAATCACCGGGGAAAGCTGCCCCAGCACTTCCACCTCAGACCTCGCCACGAAAAGGCAGCCAGGAAGCAGATCAACCGGCAATGGCGAATCGATCGCACGAGCAATGGAACGCATGATGGGCATCCGGAATCCGCGTCCGAAATATAGAATCCGGGACGCCATGCGTGCCCCCCAATCCCCCATCTCTCTCCACTAATAGGAATTGGGCGGCGGCAGGCAGGGCACGGCACGCACACGGCACTCATGGATGGCTGCcggaaccaaaaaaaaaaaaaaaaaacataccgGCGTGACGAGCTCTGCGGCGCATCCTCCAGCTCGCCCCCGGCGTGCATGTGAGCCATGGGGCCCCTAATCCACAGGGCGCACAGGCGGATCAGCGGATGATGCGAGGAAGAAGACAAGGGACGACGGGCAGCCCGATCGTCGTTAAATAAATCCCAAGTTGAATCAACATGAGCAGCAGGGATGGGGAAACGGAATCGAATTCCTGGATTGTTTGTTTTTTTCCCGCTTTTGTTTGTTTATTACTTGTTATTGAAAAAAGTTCTCTCTGTCTGCTCGTTTTCTTGTGCCTAAATTAAGAAAACGAGCATGACTAATTGTGAGCCGTGACGTGGATGCATAACTAACGCTGATTTAGAGCTATCGTTGAGATGCACTTCGGTGATCGCTGCAAATGTTAGGTGACGAccgatttttgttttgttttgcttCGATTTCTTCGGCTCGCTCATGCTAATTTGGTTCATCTTCTGTTATTTTCCTCGTGGTGTTTGTATTTTTTAAATTTCTGTGAATGTCATTTTCGTGTTCATCCCGGCCCGAGGGTTCACATTTTTCCACCACCTCTTGATTGGGTGATGGGCTGATGGCGGAGCGACTGTTTTGGACGAGAGCTCAGCTCAGCTCAGCGCCGGAAACAAAAGGTGGGCGTCGACCGTCGACCGTTGACGCGGCACGAGTGCAGTGCAGCCTCATCCATTGACGTTGGCAACGAGATAGATGCGCCCGACGCATCAACGGCCGGGACGCAGGCTACTGAGCGATCGGACGGATATCCGTTGCTCGCCGACCAGTTCAAAACCGGTGAGGCGACTGGTACAGATCGTGCCGAGATTTCGCTGTCGGCGGTCAGTTCAGCTCAGGAACTCTGCACCGGTAATGACAGCAAACAAACGAGATGGACAACTGACAGAGGAATGGGAATTATCATACATTCATACTGGTTGGGGTGTTTGGTTCTCTAGtggctcctaaaattcatgttatattgaatgtttagatactaataaagagcattaaatatagattaattataaaaccaattacataggtggaggctaatttgcgagacgattttttaagcctaatcaatctgtcattagcatatgttactgtagcaccacgttgtcaaatcatatactaattatgcttaaaagattcgtctcgcaaattagtcgcaagttgtgtaattagtttcgtaattagtctacatttaatactctatgcatgtgtctaaacattcgatgtaacAGTAATTTAAGGAGCGtatgtagaaaccaaacagggccactATGGCGTTGTTTAGATCCTCCGTCAAAACTTTACGtcatgtcccatcgaatgtttgacacatgcatgaagtattaaatatagattaaaaaaataactaattgcatagattgcgactactttgtgagacgaatcttttaagcctaattagtccatgatttgacaataaagtgatacagtaacacatgtgctaatgccagattaattaggcttaataaattcgtctcgcggtttaatgacggattctgtaatttatttttttattagtcgaTGTGACACaccaaaacttaaaaaaaaaagccTATATGTTATCGGCCATGAATGAGTTCATGACATGACATGACATGTATTTATTATGTCTTTTCTGAAGGAAAAGTTCATGGCAAATACGGCTGGGATCAAAAGAACGTTCTTCTGTACTAGTACAAACTACTCCAGAAAGCCTGCACTCTACATACATAACATACCACAAAGGCACAAAGCGTGGGCTTTAGGTGTAGGAGCTTTAGTTTACAAGATTCGCATATGCGTAAAGCTCCAAAGCGAAATCTCGTGCTGGTGGTGGCGCACTGACGGACGACCTCCAGCTCCAGCTTCCATCCATCATCTATCCGCCCCCGCGTGCGAACTTCGTCACGAAGGAACGAAAATGACAGTAACAATTGTAAAGTGGCCATTCTTTTGTTCGGCGGAGCGAAAGCCTCTGTTGCTTTGATCGCTAGTGTTTCTTTCCCCTCGAGCCTTTCTGAAGTGTGAACTGTAAAAAAAGTTCAAAGGAAATCTTACTACGCTGGAACTTAATGCCACTCATTATCATTACTAGTAACAAACTTGCAGCCACCATCTGCTACAGGCACAGTGTGGTTTTCACCTGCTAATCAACCTAGCTAATCATCCAATGGACCAATCATTCATTTTACAATAAGCATTGACAGCGAGTAGACAAGTCAACTGATGAGTCTACCGTCAGTGCCTTCAATTCACACGGCTTTAACGCTTTGGGTCATGCGTAAGCGTAACCACCACCTCTGTCCTCTGGTGTCAGTTTCCTTCTAGATCCTTTACAACCTGACGACTCTCCACGCATGAGGTTTTCAGAATCCAGACGCTGGAGTGAGACGAACGGCGATCAAGATGCCGCGAAGCTCTCCTCTCCCTACCCTACATGGCTAGACGATGCCTCCTCCTCATTGCCCGTCTCCATCAGTCCATCACCATGTCGTCCAACTTCCAAGTGCACTGCAGCCCCAGGGTGTCCTGTCCTACAGAGAGAAAGAACACCTAGCAACGGAATATCAGAACGTCAAATTTCTCACCTCTCGCTCTCACGTGCTGTGGAAAACGACTGGAAAAAGGCTATCCCTTGCTGCTGTCTCTTCTCCATGGACGCGTCTCTGAGAGCAAAATATCAAAACAAGGGTATCCAAATATATCATGCAACTGTCATGAGTCTGATCAAGGCCATGCACAAGGAGCacacaacatgctgcatataATAATATACTATATAATCTGATGACAAATCTATCTGTAAGTAGTATACAACCAAGACCGTCGCCTCCCGCCGATTCACGAACAAGGGGAATGGCAGTTTACACCAGCTTATTGGAATGTACAGAGTTAACCCCTAGCATCTCAAGGGTTGTGATGGATGTTTATAATATACATTTGTGTCGTATCACTGCCAAAAGGTTTGAAGGAACCAGCTGAACCGGGTTCATATGGCGTAAATACGGTCGATCTCTGAATCCGAGAACTCCGAATTGTGCTGCCATGAGTTTGAGCCGCTCCTCCTTGTCGACTTCACCCTCTTCCTGATTTTACGTGTGCGCTTGGACTTCACCACGTAATATGTCATTGTACCAAGCACACCGGCCATGATCACCCCACCTATCAGGGTCACCAGAAGCGCCGCCCACTTGAAGTGCCGCCCCACTACGATGTACGAGGAGGATATGAACGCAACTGTCGTGCACACTGAAGCCAGCCACATCAGCTTGTTGATGATCTCGATCACACGCCTCTCTGCTTTGGTCTCACCCCTAACCAGTGTTATCTGGACCACCACTACTGCTAAAGATGTGAAAAGGGCAATGGcgttgaagatgaagaagacctTGAAGGCTGCTGCATGCACAGCTATTGCTACACCATCGTTGGTGTTACCGCCAGGCACTGTAAAGATTGCAGCAAATGCCACTGTGGCAAAGAGCACCGCCACAACAGTGACCGAATTTGTTGCATTGTTGATGCCTTCCCTGTGGAGTTTCCTTAACTCCTTTGCGATACCATAGAcatttttgtttgtttttctgGCCTGCTCAAGCTGAGTATGCACATCCTTTTTTATCTCTGTCACTGTTTTTCTGAGCTCATCCCGAGGCTGATTCAGATCATTTGCTCTGACTGCACCAGCACGGGATAAACACTCCTTTATTTCTTGAGACTCCTCTGACAGTGGAAGGCCCTCGGCTATGTCGAATGCAGTCTTCCGATCCCTAGTCAATGCATTCACGTTCATATCTGGAAGAAGCAGAAGCACATTTACAATCTGCAAAAGGAGAGAAGCCTGTGAGCAGACAGCAGAACAATATTGCATTTGCAAGCAAAGAAACTAAATAATCATGCTAAAATTTCTACACTGGATAAACAGGGCAGGAGAATACCTCTGATCTTTTCTTTCTGGTTGCAACATGCAAAGCTAAGTTGCCATTTCTGTCAGGTAGCATGACTATTGCCGGATCGGCATTCACAAGAGCTTGAACAACTTCAGGGCTAGTTCCTTTTACTGCCATGTGTAGAGCAGTCTGACCTTTCTTATCAGTCCTCCGAGCAAGCTGGGTATCAGCATCTAGCAAAGCCTGCACGATTTCCACATGCCCCTGCCGAGCAGCAAAGTGCAAGGCATTCTTTCCATTTGCTTTCGATAACTCAACCAACCCAGAAACTCGCTCCAGCAGCAGGTTCACCACCGCAGTGTGGCCTCTAATCGCCGCAGTTATGAGAGGAGTCACATTCGATTGGCCAAACGTTTTCCCAAGGGATGGATCATGATCCAGAAGTACCTCGACAATATCTATGAACAGATGTCAGTACTCCACTTTTTGTCTATATAAAAGAAGTATAGAGAAAAACTGAAAATGGAAGCAGGCTTGATACTAGCTAGTGATAATACACTACAGTCAGTATACACTATCAGTAATTCAGTATAGATTAATTCCAGCACCAGACACTGGAAGACTCACAAGTAAGAGAACAATTAATCAAGTATAGTAACAAATGAGCCATGGAGATTGATTAAATAGTTACAGAGTACATGTTCGTATTAAAAGATTGATCAACTTACAGAAACAAGTGATTGATCTTTAGTAGGACTTGGAATCAGAAGTAATTTAAGACGCCATGGATTTTTACGTATGATGATGCTCACCTCTGTGGCCCTCTCTTGCAGCGACGTGCAGAGCATCGAATCCGGACTTGGTCTTCCTGGTGAGGCTGTCCTTGTCGGAGTGCTTGAGCAGCTCGACGACGATGTCAAGAAACCCCTTCTCGGCGGCGATGAGCAACGCGGTGGCCTCCATCTCGTTGGCCTCGTTCACTATCGCGGCGCGGATCTCGGCGACCTCGCTGTCGAACTCCTCGCCGGTGCCGGTCATCTGCGCGTCGATCTCGGCGATGATCTGGCGCACGGCCTCGAGGTCCCCGCGCTGCGCGGCGAGGTGGAGCTCCGTGTCGTTGTGGCGGCCCGTCACCTGCTTGACGTACTTCTTCCGCCCCGCCTGGTCCATCCGCTTCCCGGAGTTGGAGAGCACTAgcacgggcgcggcggcggcggcggccgtcggcgacggcgacggcgacgagctGTCCAGCCGATTGCTGGAGCCGGACATGACCAGCACGGGCCCCCTCACGGGCGCCGGCGATGACGCCGGGGAGGATTGGTCCAGCCGGTTGCTGGAGCGGGACATGACGAGCACCGGGCGCGCGGGCGACTGGTCGAGGCGGTTGCTGGAGTGGGACATGACCAGCACCGGGCGCGACTGCGACGGCGACCCGGCCGGCGACTGGTCCAGCCGCTTCCCCGAGAAGGACATGACGAGGCCTGGGCGCTTGGCCAACCGCGGCGGCGACTGGTCGGGCCGCTCCCCGGAGGCGCCCACGCTCGACGCCGGCGACGGCGCCCCCTCCGAGCCCGGCGACGCCGGCCCGATCTCCAGGTCGGCCATCCCTGCGCGCAACCCAAGGTGAGCGATCCCTCAGCGAACGATCGACAGAACTCGAATCGGGCCCGACCAATCAAGGGTTACGAGGAAGTGGCGGGCACCTTTGCCGGaatcggcggccatggcggtcgtCGTCGGGCGGCTACGGGCGGGCCGGAGGCATGGGAGCGGCGGGAATGGGCGGTGGGGAGGCGAGCCGGGATGGCACGGAAGCGACGGGGTGGAAGAGGAGGAAGGCGGAGCGCAGAGGGCGACACGGACGGGAGGGATCGCGCTCGGCGCTCGGCCTGGGGTGGTGTGGGGTGGGCTCGCGTCGCGGTCTTCTCTGcagtgtatgtgtatgtgtgtggtgTGTGACGAGGGAACGGGATTGGCAACAACTACGGCACTAGCATCGTCGTCGGTTTGATGATACGAAGACTTTTATTTCTGGAGGAGGATGATGTTAAGGCGGAGATAGTGTTGTCACCGGTTAATAATTTTTTCCGGTTTTGTCGTGGGATCTAGCTATAATCAAGGACTATGAATAATAAATTTTAGACCGGTCTTTCTCATTCATGatggcagaaagaagaagaatgaaGATAATAcaaagaagaagtttctcaactccaTCTATATAAATATTGGTCATTGTTCGTTGGCATCTATTTTCAAGACTTTTGCTGAGTATTTGCCTGTATGGCCATTCACGCTGTAAAGCGTCGTATATGTTTGGTTTTGAAATCtggagctattcacagcgtgggtatcACTTAGATGAAAATCAGTTTTTGAATATTTATATAATCCAAAGTGTCTGTAGCGTGTCCGTATATCCGGCTATTATCTAATTTAATCTTCTTTCGTCGAAAAAGAAAAAGATGGAACGGGATTGCAGCGGCGTTTGGTTCTTCGGTTTGGTTGGGTTGGGTTTCCCGGCTTCCGCTGTTGTTTATGTGGCTGGGCCTGGTGCGCCGGGCCACCTGCCGATATGCGTTGCATATGGCCATCTGTCGCTTTCCCCACGAATAATTATCTCTCCTGTTTTCGTGCAAGTGCCTGTCAGGCTCACATGAGTTTGTTAATACTACGAGATGAATACATCCGTGTAAACGTAACATTAAGTATGCGGTAATTCACTGTTTTTTAAGAAACTAAAACATCCATATActggccctgttcgctggtctgaaacttgactgaaaaatattatttccaactgcattattgtgagagaaaaatattgttccggatgaaaaaagaagccgagcaAACCGAATATAGATAAACCGAACAGGGCCATTCACGTGTTTCATTGCAGCTAAAATCAAGTAGTAATCTTAACATATACCACTACATTCTAAATTTAGGTGCGTAGCAAATACTATGTATCTTAAACAGTTAGAATGATATACAACTTGTAATAGATGGAGTAGTATTTATCATAGTACGTTATTTCTATGCTAGATCCGTACATTTTTAGCTTCGTGACGTCACCGCCATCCTTCTCCTCCTTTGGTCCATCCATCACTACAATAGGGCTGGAGACTTGGAGCCAGTGatacttttttttttcaattttccaAATCTAGCAACTCTTATACGTACCAGCTTTAATGAACTTTACTTCTTGTTAGGATCAAATTACCCAGAGGATGCTGGTGGAAACACAGTGGTACCACAACATGTCGGTGGTTGGACACTTCAAATGGTTAGCATAGAGAGGTTTGCATAGCTCAAACGATGTTGGCATCACTAGCTCAACATAGGAGTAGTGAAGTCAGCATAGATAAAAGATGGTGGCAAGCAAAGGCCTAGCAAAAATAGCAACATGATAGGCTAACAACACGGgtcctgttcgctttgctgaaaaaccatggctgaaagtactattcgctaatttattatgagagaaaaacattattcgttcgctgaaatagtacgaCTCATGACACAAGCGCATAGGGCCACAGTCTCTAACGTAGGCATACACCGTTGACCTTCCATGTACGTACAACAaactgagcccttgtttagttggccacCGATTCGGCGCCCGCCGGATTTTCTGGCCTGTAGCAACTACTGtagtgttttgtttttatttggtaataattgtccaatcgttgactaattaggctcaaaacgttcgtctcacaaagtacaaccaaactgtgcaattagtttttgatttcgtcaacatttagtactccatgcatgtaccgcaaatttgatgtgacggagaatcttctttttgcatagtgccaaattcagaaattgggggaactaaacacaccctgagACCACTTTTGTTGGGAGCGTTCTTATGCCACAACACACCACTCCATGATTGCTCTAGCATGTTGTCAGGTGAGGCGTACATAGCTTCTTTTTTACTGGCACCGAGTCTACATGGCCCGGCAAGTCCATAATCCAACATAGCACGCTGGGCATGGCGCATGGCCTAAGGAGTGACATGGCAGAGATCAGTAGCAGCTTGCACCGATGTTTAGGATGGTAATGGCAACAACAAGCTTTGAACATGTCAAGGTGGTGTTGGGGCAATGTCATCATATAGATCAGGGTGCTTAGGTGGGATAAAGGACACAAGTGGGTATCCAATACTCATATGTTTTATGGGTCAGCTAGTTTAGTTCATAACAAAAGTAATTATATGGCATTGCTAATCTAGTTCATTTTAAGTAAGGTTTGGATCAAACTAATGACAAAAACATACAGGACTTGCATCCTAGATGGGATTTGGATTGTGAGTTTTTTGCCATGATCATTGCATATTTAAGGGTCAAGTAGATCAAATGACTTGGAAGGGCTAAACTCGCAATAAATTTGTCCACTTACTCCTATCAAGAAGGTAAAGTGTAGGAACAGTAAACCTCGAACCGTATATTTTGGAAGTGAAAGCCAAAAAGCTTTATGAATCGGCTACAAGATAACCAATTGGATGCGGTACATGTGAACTGGTTGATGGACTACCAGCCCGATCGCATATGCTTTTCTAgcaactgcaactgcaactgcTTCACGTATTAGCTCACATATTAGAATAGCAGATTTTAGTTTTCTGTTTATAGCCACAGCTGCAGCTGCTTCACTTGTTAGCTACAAAGATTTTATTTTTCTACTTGCAGCCACAGCGGCATCCTAAAAAACTACAGCTGGCACACCACCGTAGTTCATAGATGCTCTTCGTGTTCGTCCTAGTGGCTCAAATCTCCAAATCTGAAAGCGCGATGCCACGATCCGGCCAAAGGAATCCGCCATGGGTGATGGAAGTGGATGGTGGGAGAACCCCGAAGCGTTGCATGCGGGCCTCCTCATCATTCCATCTCCGTCTCCGACCCCGCCCGCCGCCGCGGTCGCTGCTGCGAGACGCACGTGCAGTTCTGCGCCGCGTGCCGGCAGCCCGGGACGCGCCATCCGGCATCCGCCATGGGGCAACGCGCATACCGAGCACACGTTCTGCCTTCACTTTTTTTTATAATGGCACCCACGGCTTTCCAAGCAAAAACAAACGCGCAGCCGGTAAAAAAGGCGATCGAGACATCCAGCCGGTAAAGAGGTCTCTTCTATCCAAACAGATCGAGCGAGGAACCACGAGGGACAAGGCCCACGCACAGCGTCACAGCGAGACCGCGCAGGGTGCATAGACCGGGTTAAACATCCTTGCTCTGCTCCTCCCAGATGCCCTGCCAACAGTGCATTAATCCGGTTTCGCGTCTCGGTCTGGATTCTTCACGTGGTCACTGGTCACTGGTCAGCTTATTGCTGCTGGTTGGTGAGGTCAACGAGTCCACTCCCCGGCCGGCCGCCCCGACAGCAACAAGGCAACCTCGGTGGGCAGACACGTCAGCTTGTCAGTGGAGTTATAACAACGAGGTACTACGAAGCAGGGAGGACGAGGGGCTGCTCAGAAATAAATGCCTCGCACTCGCTGCATGAGAGTTCTCTTTATAGAATTGTTGAGGGGAGAAAAAACATTGTTTTGGTTGAAAAAAAGAatcgaacaagtcgaatatggaaTAAGGCGAACGATGTGATCAAGGTTGAAAGCTGAAACTCTCCTTCAAGGAACAACGCGTAGGTTGAAAGCTGAAACTCTCTTTCTGCTCCAGACATGACTTGAGTCTTCAAGCACAAGCAGAAACACGCTGATTCATAAGATATGTGGCTTCTGTGCTGGAGTTGATACATCGGCATTCGGCAGTAGCAACACCCACACGAGACGAGTCCAGCGAAGTAAGAAGAGAACGGAATTGGGGTGCCTCGTTGATGCAACTCTTTTTTTCGGAATTTCTAAATATCTGTCAGCAAATTTCTTGTGTTGTTATTTTCCACTTTCGTGTAGTTCAAACGTTTGTTAACGTTCGTGTCTTATTTTTCTGTATACAGGCTTACGTAAGTATAATGGGCCTGTATCTTCCGTTCTGCCGACCATGTAGGTTTTGCTGTTTTCATTTC harbors:
- the LOC136533440 gene encoding ankyrin repeat-containing protein ITN1-like; protein product: MAADSGKGMADLEIGPASPGSEGAPSPASSVGASGERPDQSPPRLAKRPGLVMSFSGKRLDQSPAGSPSQSRPVLVMSHSSNRLDQSPARPVLVMSRSSNRLDQSSPASSPAPVRGPVLVMSGSSNRLDSSSPSPSPTAAAAAAPVLVLSNSGKRMDQAGRKKYVKQVTGRHNDTELHLAAQRGDLEAVRQIIAEIDAQMTGTGEEFDSEVAEIRAAIVNEANEMEATALLIAAEKGFLDIVVELLKHSDKDSLTRKTKSGFDALHVAAREGHRDIVEVLLDHDPSLGKTFGQSNVTPLITAAIRGHTAVVNLLLERVSGLVELSKANGKNALHFAARQGHVEIVQALLDADTQLARRTDKKGQTALHMAVKGTSPEVVQALVNADPAIVMLPDRNGNLALHVATRKKRSEIVNVLLLLPDMNVNALTRDRKTAFDIAEGLPLSEESQEIKECLSRAGAVRANDLNQPRDELRKTVTEIKKDVHTQLEQARKTNKNVYGIAKELRKLHREGINNATNSVTVVAVLFATVAFAAIFTVPGGNTNDGVAIAVHAAAFKVFFIFNAIALFTSLAVVVVQITLVRGETKAERRVIEIINKLMWLASVCTTVAFISSSYIVVGRHFKWAALLVTLIGGVIMAGVLGTMTYYVVKSKRTRKIRKRVKSTRRSGSNSWQHNSEFSDSEIDRIYAI